In Phycisphaerae bacterium RAS2, the DNA window AACACTTCGCCTAGCAGCCGCGCCCGCGCCGGCGGCTCGTTCAAATACAAACGCTCATACAGCTCATTCGGCCGCGCCCCGCGCGCCACCAGCCGCGCCGCCGTCTCATGCACCCGCGCATCGGTATTCGAGAATCGATACCAACCGGTGTCCGTCGCCAGCCCGCTGAACAACAACGTCGCCACGTCCGGCGGCATCGCCCACCCGGCTGCGTCGCACAGATCCGCAATCATCTGCGCGCACGCCGCCGCGCGCTCATCGACCCATGCCGCGTCCACGATCGGGTCGCGCGTCACGTGATGATCAATCGCAACCGTCGCCACGCGCGCCTCGGCCAGCGCCGCCGGCAGCTTGCCCAGTTGCATCGTCGCGCAGGTGTCCACGATCACAAGCAGGTCGCACGCACTCAATCTCTCCGCGATGCCCGCATCCTCCCACACGTCGCACGGCTGCGTCGCCGTCAGAAACGCATACCGCTCCGGAACCGGCTCATGCAGCATCACCGCTACGGACGCCCCGCGCCCCGCCAGCAGCCGCGCCAAACCCGCGGCACTTCCGATCGCGTCGCCATCGGCGCGCGTGTGCGTCGTGATCAGCACGCGCTGCGCGGCCTCCAGCCTTGATACAACTTGCGAAACGTTGATCAGCGCAGGTCGGTTCATTCAGGCGATCGGCTCCCGCGCGGTCAGCGCCCGCACCTTTGCGATGTCCTGTGTGATCTGCGCCGTCAGGTCCTCGCGCGATGCGAACTTCCGCTGATCGCGAAGCCGAGCGACAAACTCCAGCCGTGCCGTCGAAGCATACCAGTCGCCGGTTTCCTCCAGCACAAACGCCTCCACCACGAGCGCGCCTCCGCCCAGCGTCGGCCGCGTACCGACGCTGATGGCCGCGGGGCGATGCATCCCCGCAACGTCGGCCCAGCCCGCATAGACCCCTTCCGCCGGAATCAACTGCTCCGCCACTTCCAGATTGATCGTCGGATAACCCATCTTGCGCCCCTCACCCGCGCCATGTACGACCTGCCCCACCAGCGCGTACGGCCGGCCCAGACACTTGGACGCATCCTCCACCCGCCCGGCGGCGACCACCCGGCGAAGCAACGTGCTGGAGACAGCGACCATTCCATCGCCGGTCAATTCGAGGCGATACGGCTCAACCTCGCGCACCTGAAAGCCGCCGCGCGAAGCGAGTGCCCGAAGCGTCTCCACGTTTCCCGCTCGCCCGCGGCCGAATCCGAAGTTCGGCCCTTCCACGATGTACGACGGGTGAATCCGCTTCACGAGAATCTCACGGACGAAGTCCTCCGCCGAGAGCGACAGCAGCGGCCAGTCGGCATCGAGCCGGACGACGGCGTCGGCGCCGGCCCGCTGAAGTTGTGTCAGTTTTTCGTCCCACGGGGTCAGTCGAGGCGGGGCCGATTCGGGCCGCAGAATCGCCAACGGCAGCGGTTCGAAAGTCATCGCCACCACGGCCGAAGACGACACGTGCGCCAAGGCCCGGGCCGTGCGCAGGATGCGCTGATGCCCCCGATGCACGCCGTCGAAATTGCCAACGGTCAGCACTGCGCCGCGCAGTGCGTCGTCGATTCCGGCTACGCCTCGATACACTCTCATGCCGGTTGATCCGTTCTCGTCTGGTTCGCCGCGTCCGCGCGCTGCCAGCCCACCGCACGCGGCAGGCGCAGCGCATTCAAGACGACAGTCAACGAACTCAATGCCATTGCCGCAGCCGCAGCCGCCGGGGGCAATCGCCCGGTCGCCGCGAAGGGAATCATCAGCGCATTGTAAACGAATGCCCAGAACAGGTTCTGCCGGATCACGCGCCGAGCCACACGAGCCAGGTCAACTGCATCGGCCACGAGATGCGGCGTCGAGCCAATCAGGTGAATCCCGGCCGCCTCACCCGTCACGTCCGCCCCGCCTGCGAACGCCACGCCCACGGTCGCGCCGGCCAGCGCCGCGGCGTCGTTCACGCCGTCCCCCACCATTGCCACGCGCCGGCCGGATCGGACCAGTTCTTCAACGCGCGACTGCTTGCCCGCGGGACTCATCGCGCTGCCGACCTGCTCGATTCCAACGGCATCGGCGACAGCCCGCGCCGCGATCGCTTCATCGCCCGTGAGGATCTCCTGTGTGATGCCGCGCGCACGCAGCCGCGCCACTGCCGATGCCGACGATGGGCGAATCGCGTCAAAGAACGACACGAATCCGGCCGCTTTGCCGTCAATCGCAATGAATACGCGCGGTCCGGCCTGCTTCGATGCGCCCGCGCCTGAATCCCCCGTGAGGTTTCCACTGATGCCGTGCTCCGAGAGGTACGCCGCCGATCCGACGCAAACCTCATGCCCTTCGACCCTCGCACAGACACCCTGTCCAGGCCGGCTCTCGAACGTGCCGGGCGATGGCAGCGACACATTCGCTCGCCGTGCATGACGCACCAGCGCCTGCGCCAGGGGATGCGTGGAGAGTTGCTCGGCCGCTGCAGCCAGCCGCAAGACGTCCATCGCCGGCGCCCCG includes these proteins:
- the ribF gene encoding Riboflavin kinase, with amino-acid sequence MRVYRGVAGIDDALRGAVLTVGNFDGVHRGHQRILRTARALAHVSSSAVVAMTFEPLPLAILRPESAPPRLTPWDEKLTQLQRAGADAVVRLDADWPLLSLSAEDFVREILVKRIHPSYIVEGPNFGFGRGRAGNVETLRALASRGGFQVREVEPYRLELTGDGMVAVSSTLLRRVVAAGRVEDASKCLGRPYALVGQVVHGAGEGRKMGYPTINLEVAEQLIPAEGVYAGWADVAGMHRPAAISVGTRPTLGGGALVVEAFVLEETGDWYASTARLEFVARLRDQRKFASREDLTAQITQDIAKVRALTAREPIA
- the nrnA_2 gene encoding Bifunctional oligoribonuclease and PAP phosphatase NrnA yields the protein MNRPALINVSQVVSRLEAAQRVLITTHTRADGDAIGSAAGLARLLAGRGASVAVMLHEPVPERYAFLTATQPCDVWEDAGIAERLSACDLLVIVDTCATMQLGKLPAALAEARVATVAIDHHVTRDPIVDAAWVDERAAACAQMIADLCDAAGWAMPPDVATLLFSGLATDTGWYRFSNTDARVHETAARLVARGARPNELYERLYLNEPPARARLLGEVFSSFELLAGGRLAVIRVTQAMLQRSGATRAMTEDLINEPQRVGSVVACVMAVEPEPGEPVRVSLRSKRDVNVAHVASQFGGGGHERASGVRITGAFEEVVARVTDAVIRALDEAATAGGGA